In the genome of Zobellia nedashkovskayae, the window AACTGGGTTTGTTTTTGTAAACAAATGACCTCTGCTACGGTAACCATCAATAAGCCGAATAACCTGAAACTCCTTTTGGAGTGACTCTGGCATCTGCTGACCCATAGAATTTTGAGTGCCGTTTTGAGCTACGAAACCCTCAACATCTAACTCATCAAGAGCGGTCTCGGTTCCGAAATCATAACCTTGAAAAAAGGCTCGCCAACTAGGCTCTACACTATCGGGGTTAATAAGATATTTGTCGTATAACTCTGAAAAAAAAGAGGTATGAGCGGTATTTAGAAAAGAATATTTATCCATAGAAAATTCTCTGTCATGCAAATAAATGGGTACAAAAATACAATAATTCCCATTTGTGGGACGTATCTTAGTACGCAATATTGAAAAAATAAAGATAATGATTAAAAAACTTTATAAGTTCTCCAAAAGCACTTTTTTAGTGTTATTTCTTATCGTTTTCGCATTAAATTGTTCCGCACAAAACACTTCTACCCCCTCCGATTTTTGGAATAAGGTACGGTTTGGCGGAGGACTAGGCTTTGGACTCAACAATGGAGGTTTTAATGCTTCAGTGTCACCTAGTGCTATCTATCAATTTAGTGAGCAATTTTCAAGTGGTGTAAGTCTTACTTTTAATTATGCCAAATATGACGACAGTAAACGTTATGCCTATGGCGGAAGCATTATTTCGCTCTACAACCCCATACATTTTTTACAAATTTCTGCAGAATTAGAACAATTACGCATCAATCAAACTCTTGGTTTCAATGATTTATCTACAATTGAAGATAATTATTGGTCGCCCGCTCTATTCTTAGGATTAGGGTATACAGATCGAAATTTCACTGTTGGTATTCGCTACAACGTTCTTTATGATGATAGCAAAAGTATATATCTTGATGCATGGATGCCTTTCGTAAGAGTTTATTTTTAGGAGTATTTTGCTTTCAAATAAACTTTTTGAAGCTCTCTTTTTAATATAAGAAAGGTAACCTGATCGGCTACCTCTACAACATCGGTTACTGCAATCTCCTTAAAAGCTTTCTCCGGAACATCTATTATATAGAGCAAATTCAGGTATTCTGAAAAACGCTCCATAATCAGGCGATATATCTTCTCCCTTAAAACACTCTTAAGTTCTTCGGGAAGAATTTCTAAACTCAGGTCTATATAAATATTGGCCAGGCCAAAATCTTTTATCAGTTGAGCTACCAGCTTATTGTAAAGCTCTGCTTTTTCTGCATTAGCAAGCAATTCTGTACTATCGGAAAAATTCAAAACCATAAATTATCTACGTTTCTGATTCAATGTTGGTTTTGCCTGATAAAAAAATAATTCTAGATAATGAACAGCAAAGTCTATATATTAAGGTTATGCCCTAACTTTTTGCTCCCACTCCCAAGCAGACTTCATTGCTTCGTCTAAAGTATATTGAGATTTCCAACCTAAAACATCATTCGCTTTTTTAGTATCTGCATAAGCAGAAACAATATCTCCAGCTCTTCTATCTACGATTTTATAATTCAGTTTTTTACCAGAAACCCTTTCAAAACTATGAATAACCTCAAGGACAGAACTTCCTTTTCCTGTACCTAAGTTAAACACCTCATAGTTATCTTGGTTCTTCCCTCCTAGCAAGCGTTGCAATGCCTTTACATGAGCCTTGGCCAAATCTACCACGTAAATATAATCCCGAATACATGTACCATCTTCCGTAGGATAATCATCACCAAAAACAGACAGTTCCTCTCTTAACCCCATACCTGTTTGGGTTATGAAAGGCACCAAGTTCTGTGGCACACCAATAGGCAATTCTCCTATACTACCACTAGGATGGGCACCCATTGGGTTAAAATAACGCAATGCAATAGCTTTCAATTTTGGATTTACAGCACATGTGTCACGAATAATCTCTTCGCCCATTTGCTTGGTATTCCCATAAGGAGATTCTGCTGGTTTTACCGGAGCCTTTTCACTAATAGGCATTTCATCTGCCTGACCATAAACGGTACAAGAAGAACTGAATATAAAACTAGCGTTGTCTTTCTTAGAAAGTTCTTTCAAAAGATAGACCAATGTACCTATGTTGTTTTCATAATACAAAAGTGGTTTCTGAACACTTTCGCCAACGGCTTTTGAGGCTGCAAAATGAATCACTCCTTGAACGTCTTGATGTCTTTTAAAAAAATCTTCAACTTTAGCTTTTTCCTTTAAATCAATCTTTTCAAAAATTGGCATTTTACCAGAAATGGAAGAAATACCCTCCAATACCTTTTCAGATGAATTGGAACAATCATCAATTATCACTACCTCAAAACCTTCGTTTTGAAGTTCTACAACTGTATGTGATCCAATAAATCCGAGCCCGCCGGTTACTAATATTTTCATAGTCTATTTTTTAAAAACCCACTCGAAAAAAGAGTAGGTTTCTTTGCTTTATTTATAGTCAGTTTTGGATTCAAAAGTAATGGATAAGGCAAATTGCCATTACCCATTTACAAAGTCCACCACCGTTTTTGTTATAAAATCTATTTGCTCACCATCCAACTCCGTGTGCATTGGCAATGAAATAACTTCTTTCACCAATTGGTTCGTTACCGGAAAATCCGCTTCGTTATATCGCTCATCAACATAAGCTTTTTGTTTATGCAAAGGAATAGGGTAGTATACACCACATGGAATATCTTTTTCCGCTAAATGCTTTACTAAGGCATCTCTTTTTCCGTTGGTAATTCTTAATGTATATTGATGAAATACATGACAGGTGCATGTATCACAAATTTCCTCTCCACATTGCGTAGTCCTAGGTGTAATAATATTGGCCTGTTCTCTAAAAGCACTATTGTAACTTCTAGCAGCTTGCCTTCTTCTATTACAATATTGGTCTAATTTTGGCAATTTTGCACGTAAAACCGCTGCCTGAATAGAATCTAACCTAGAATTCACTCCCACCACATCATGATGGTATCTTTCATACATACCGTGATTAACAATACCCCTTAAGGTGTGTGCCAACTCATCATCATTGGTGAAAATCGCACCACCATCACCATAAGCTCCTAGATTCTTTGAGGGAAAAAAAGACGTTGCACCTACATGACCTATGGTACCTGCTTTTTGCTTCTTACCATTATTAAATGTATAATCCGCTCCAATAGCTTGAGCATTATCCTCAATAACATAAAGATTGTGCTGTTCCGCCAATTGCATAATAGCGTCCATATTGGCACATTGTCCA includes:
- a CDS encoding alpha-ketoglutarate decarboxylase, encoding MIKKLYKFSKSTFLVLFLIVFALNCSAQNTSTPSDFWNKVRFGGGLGFGLNNGGFNASVSPSAIYQFSEQFSSGVSLTFNYAKYDDSKRYAYGGSIISLYNPIHFLQISAELEQLRINQTLGFNDLSTIEDNYWSPALFLGLGYTDRNFTVGIRYNVLYDDSKSIYLDAWMPFVRVYF
- the galE gene encoding UDP-glucose 4-epimerase GalE; this translates as MKILVTGGLGFIGSHTVVELQNEGFEVVIIDDCSNSSEKVLEGISSISGKMPIFEKIDLKEKAKVEDFFKRHQDVQGVIHFAASKAVGESVQKPLLYYENNIGTLVYLLKELSKKDNASFIFSSSCTVYGQADEMPISEKAPVKPAESPYGNTKQMGEEIIRDTCAVNPKLKAIALRYFNPMGAHPSGSIGELPIGVPQNLVPFITQTGMGLREELSVFGDDYPTEDGTCIRDYIYVVDLAKAHVKALQRLLGGKNQDNYEVFNLGTGKGSSVLEVIHSFERVSGKKLNYKIVDRRAGDIVSAYADTKKANDVLGWKSQYTLDEAMKSAWEWEQKVRA
- a CDS encoding DegT/DnrJ/EryC1/StrS family aminotransferase, giving the protein MKKIQMVDLGGQYEGIKEQVNSAIATIMETSAFINGPEVKSFQSELEAYLSVKHVIPCANGTDALQIAMMGLGLEPGDEVITADFTFAATVEVIALLQLTPVLVDVEPDTFNIDIAAVEKAITPKTKAIVPVHLFGQCANMDAIMQLAEQHNLYVIEDNAQAIGADYTFNNGKKQKAGTIGHVGATSFFPSKNLGAYGDGGAIFTNDDELAHTLRGIVNHGMYERYHHDVVGVNSRLDSIQAAVLRAKLPKLDQYCNRRRQAARSYNSAFREQANIITPRTTQCGEEICDTCTCHVFHQYTLRITNGKRDALVKHLAEKDIPCGVYYPIPLHKQKAYVDERYNEADFPVTNQLVKEVISLPMHTELDGEQIDFITKTVVDFVNG